The following are from one region of the Paenibacillus sabinae T27 genome:
- a CDS encoding response regulator transcription factor, translated as MYKVLIVDDEAVIRSGISAIIDWEKEGMLVEDHYANGTEALTAMSERSFDILITDVKMPLMDGIQFTKRALELYPWLKVILISHYSDFEYVKEGLKTGAVDYLLKLTLNSEELLAVLRKCTSLLEEERRRALELYYFRQSVSYRKRKGLEQEIKRRIVQKRSSSPSADWAPEWMDRQYACIYLMLDKAEEWIENHGYLYVHFLLEEIQEAFYEQIAEGAAMQAADSSLLLVVPGDEGNYIQTILKWKSILEAERGISISGGTAVKQGAHQLLHGFADSRSACQRRFFDGLGGLYQVKAPDAGLNAGKDTGIANDYDWSLFFEMIRGGDPVSSAVELALKRWKNGALKPEQVRQEACELLAGVHQLHPDSRWLLPHRQGILLRTETLEQLASCLTDQLEEIRQSLMPAVADNGYGGQLITKALEYIAAHYTENLTLQSVADIVHLSKSYFSLYFKKQTGRNFIDYLIELRIREAKRLLTQNDIRIYDVAVAAGFKDVKYFGKAFKKVTGLTPLEYRERHQTTGSYVHKMSSFNPRCPA; from the coding sequence ATGTATAAAGTTCTTATTGTCGATGATGAGGCCGTCATCCGAAGCGGCATCAGTGCCATTATTGACTGGGAAAAGGAAGGAATGCTCGTAGAAGACCATTACGCCAACGGGACAGAGGCTTTGACTGCCATGAGCGAACGCTCCTTCGATATTCTGATTACGGATGTCAAAATGCCTTTGATGGACGGCATTCAGTTCACGAAGCGGGCGCTCGAGCTGTATCCCTGGCTCAAAGTGATTCTGATCAGCCACTACAGCGATTTCGAATATGTAAAGGAAGGGCTTAAAACGGGGGCCGTCGATTATCTGCTCAAGTTAACCTTAAACAGTGAGGAGCTTCTGGCCGTCCTCCGCAAATGCACCTCCCTTCTGGAGGAAGAAAGAAGAAGGGCGCTCGAGCTGTATTATTTTCGGCAAAGCGTGTCCTATCGGAAACGAAAAGGTCTCGAACAGGAGATCAAAAGACGGATCGTGCAGAAAAGGTCCTCCTCCCCCTCTGCCGATTGGGCGCCGGAATGGATGGACAGACAGTATGCCTGCATCTATCTCATGCTGGACAAAGCCGAGGAATGGATCGAAAACCATGGATATTTATATGTCCATTTTCTATTGGAAGAAATACAGGAAGCGTTCTATGAGCAAATTGCGGAAGGCGCAGCCATGCAGGCGGCCGACAGCAGCCTGTTACTGGTCGTTCCGGGGGATGAAGGGAATTACATACAGACCATTCTCAAGTGGAAAAGCATACTGGAAGCCGAAAGAGGAATTTCGATCTCCGGAGGCACCGCCGTCAAGCAGGGCGCACACCAGCTTCTCCACGGATTTGCCGACAGCCGTTCCGCCTGTCAAAGGCGGTTTTTTGACGGGCTTGGCGGCTTGTACCAGGTGAAGGCTCCAGATGCCGGGCTTAACGCCGGTAAAGATACAGGCATTGCTAACGATTACGATTGGTCCCTCTTCTTCGAAATGATCCGCGGCGGCGATCCGGTCTCCTCTGCGGTCGAGTTAGCCTTGAAGCGCTGGAAGAACGGGGCTTTGAAACCGGAACAAGTGCGCCAGGAGGCTTGCGAGCTACTTGCGGGCGTTCATCAACTGCATCCGGATTCCAGATGGCTCCTCCCCCACCGGCAGGGCATCCTTCTGCGGACAGAGACATTGGAGCAGCTCGCATCCTGTTTAACGGATCAGCTGGAGGAAATCCGCCAGTCTCTCATGCCGGCCGTGGCCGATAACGGCTACGGAGGGCAGTTAATCACGAAGGCGCTGGAATACATCGCGGCCCATTACACTGAGAATCTGACGCTTCAGAGCGTGGCGGATATCGTTCACCTCAGCAAAAGCTATTTCAGTCTGTATTTCAAAAAACAGACTGGCCGTAATTTCATCGATTACTTAATCGAGCTTCGAATCCGGGAAGCAAAACGGCTGCTGACTCAAAACGATATCCGGATCTACGATGTAGCTGTAGCCGCCGGATTTAAAGACGTGAAATATTTCGGCAAGGCATTCAAAAAAGTAACCGGACTGACTCCGCTCGAATATAGGGAACGGCACCAGACAACCGGGTCGTATGTCCATAAAATGTCCTCTTTCAATCCACGCTGTCCAGCGTAA
- a CDS encoding 1,4-dihydroxy-2-naphthoate polyprenyltransferase: MNVRSFLKLVEIQTKVASMIPLALGTLYALYRFEHFYVGHFALMLVSLLSFDMATTAINNYYDYKKAARTHGYGYETHNAIVAYKLKESVVVGVIIFLLLLAGGSGLLLVAQTGLLVFLLGGLSFLIGILYSFGPVPISRMPLGELFSGLFMGFVIIFISAYIHTDDTVAVLALAQGWVHFQLNLTETVYLFWFSVPAILGIANIMLANNICDMDEDIDNRRYTLPVYIGKANALALFKLLYYVSYADLVLLLILGVHPLLVLLLLPTLIPLHRNLARFDERQEKATTFVLSVKNFILLTAARIGVLAVALLL, translated from the coding sequence GTGAACGTACGAAGTTTTTTGAAACTGGTTGAAATTCAGACCAAAGTGGCGAGCATGATTCCATTGGCTCTAGGAACGCTCTATGCCCTTTACCGGTTTGAGCATTTTTACGTAGGGCACTTTGCGCTGATGCTGGTGTCACTGCTGAGCTTTGATATGGCGACAACGGCGATCAACAACTATTACGACTATAAAAAAGCGGCAAGAACGCACGGCTACGGCTATGAAACGCATAATGCCATCGTTGCTTACAAATTGAAGGAAAGCGTCGTGGTCGGGGTCATTATCTTTCTGCTGCTGCTGGCAGGCGGCTCTGGGCTGCTGCTTGTGGCGCAGACGGGGCTGCTTGTCTTTTTGCTGGGCGGACTGTCCTTTCTGATCGGCATTCTCTACTCGTTCGGGCCGGTTCCCATCTCGCGGATGCCGCTCGGGGAGCTGTTCTCGGGGCTGTTTATGGGCTTTGTCATCATCTTTATTTCCGCGTATATTCATACGGACGATACGGTGGCGGTGCTGGCTCTGGCGCAAGGATGGGTTCATTTTCAGCTGAATCTGACGGAAACGGTCTATCTGTTCTGGTTCTCGGTGCCGGCCATTCTCGGCATTGCGAATATCATGCTCGCGAATAATATCTGCGACATGGATGAGGACATCGATAACCGCCGCTACACGCTGCCGGTCTACATCGGCAAAGCCAATGCGCTCGCTCTGTTCAAACTGCTCTATTATGTGTCCTATGCCGATCTGGTTCTTTTGCTGATTCTTGGCGTCCATCCGCTGCTCGTGCTGCTTCTGCTGCCGACGCTGATCCCGCTGCATCGCAATCTGGCCAGGTTTGACGAAAGACAGGAAAAGGCGACGACTTTTGTTCTCTCCGTGAAAAACTTCATTCTGCTGACTGCGGCGCGTATCGGTGTTCTGGCTGTGGCCCTGCTCCTATAG
- a CDS encoding DsrE/DsrF/DrsH-like family protein has product MSKKMNLLMFSGEYDKAMAGLILANSARDIEVDVTIFFAFWGLFLVRDPEKMTLEDKTIYEKLMDVVTPKGPEHLPLSRMNFSGLGRMMLEEMIEDQGAPKLIHFLKGARKKNIKFYACKLSVEIMGFKPEELLPEVEIIDAASYLKDALESDLQLFI; this is encoded by the coding sequence GTGAGCAAAAAAATGAATCTGCTGATGTTCAGCGGTGAATATGACAAGGCGATGGCCGGTCTGATTCTGGCCAACAGCGCACGCGATATCGAGGTGGATGTCACCATATTCTTCGCGTTCTGGGGACTGTTCCTCGTTCGCGATCCCGAAAAAATGACGCTCGAAGACAAAACGATTTACGAGAAGCTTATGGATGTCGTTACCCCGAAAGGGCCGGAGCATCTTCCGCTGTCGCGCATGAATTTCAGCGGGCTTGGCCGGATGATGCTGGAGGAAATGATCGAGGACCAAGGGGCGCCGAAGCTGATTCATTTCCTGAAGGGCGCGCGCAAAAAGAACATCAAATTCTACGCCTGCAAGCTGTCTGTGGAAATTATGGGCTTCAAACCCGAGGAGCTGCTGCCGGAAGTGGAGATTATCGACGCCGCCTCTTACTTAAAAGATGCCCTGGAAAGCGATCTGCAGCTGTTTATTTAG
- a CDS encoding putative bifunctional diguanylate cyclase/phosphodiesterase — protein sequence MAFFKKKPVTIILVFIAILQILLFYYYKVSVDREYRAAKADLSSQAFMLTSNIEERASIVKGVSSFVQTVGFGADPDVINQYLSTAYHSTNHLMNLVIAPGGIIRYLYPIEGNTAILNKSLLLEPKLSTPGLIEETIRSRTITVDGPRLLAQGEYGMVIRQALFNNNSFEGIVSVTLRINDIISHFLGSNSKVYITGKDHAYLFGTHMEDKGTLISIPIRFYNQNWLINTRLSPSVKWNALISVLLVDFAFLSIIASVLYYLTRQRRFNRELEQVVNIRTRDLRISERLYEKLAYYDSLTEIPNRRFFMDEFDRLLKEADPAHTFTLFFFDLNRFKEINDTLGHSAGDRVIRTLARRIHKASLPCRLFARTGGDEFVMLFQDLPREQIPQMAEQLSAIAAKPLIIAGTHLNLSTSIGISLYPEHSTTKEDLLKYADMSMYQAKATDGKGYYLFDDQLKEKLQQKTLIAKYLHSALENREFLLHYQPQVHAATGDVVGLEALIRWNHPEKGLLPPGYFITAVEEAGLMTQLTDWVIHEVCRQLAAWKREGLQILRTSVNISNSWFYNRNLIPMLMSIFDHYGLTPDCLEFEITESTALLEEHYPLLQQMRDRGIIVSVDDFGTKYSSLNYLKHFPVSKIKIDRTFITGIGQSSIDETIIKSIVYVASQLGFDLIAEGVESREQTDFLLTHGCEHVQGFLFYRPLPACEIGPLLKRPELAMKAGSSMMEECNRAIE from the coding sequence ATGGCTTTCTTCAAGAAAAAGCCTGTAACGATCATCCTCGTCTTTATCGCTATTCTTCAAATTTTGTTATTCTACTATTATAAGGTATCGGTTGACCGGGAGTACCGTGCCGCCAAGGCCGATTTATCTTCCCAAGCCTTCATGCTGACTTCGAATATTGAAGAGAGAGCGTCGATTGTCAAAGGCGTCAGCTCCTTTGTCCAAACCGTCGGCTTCGGCGCCGACCCGGATGTGATTAACCAATACCTGTCCACCGCCTACCACAGCACCAACCACCTGATGAATTTGGTCATTGCGCCGGGTGGCATCATCCGCTATCTGTACCCGATTGAGGGCAATACCGCCATTCTCAATAAGAGCCTCCTGCTCGAACCCAAGCTGTCCACACCGGGGTTGATCGAGGAGACGATCCGCTCCCGCACCATTACGGTTGACGGTCCGCGGCTGCTTGCCCAAGGCGAGTACGGAATGGTGATCAGACAAGCGCTGTTTAACAATAATTCGTTCGAAGGCATCGTCTCCGTGACGCTTCGCATTAACGATATTATCAGCCATTTTCTGGGCAGCAATTCCAAAGTGTATATCACCGGGAAGGATCATGCCTATCTGTTCGGCACCCATATGGAGGACAAAGGCACCTTGATCAGCATTCCGATCCGTTTCTATAACCAAAACTGGCTGATCAACACCCGCCTGAGCCCCAGTGTAAAATGGAACGCGCTCATCAGCGTGCTGCTGGTCGATTTTGCCTTCCTGTCGATCATTGCCTCTGTGCTGTATTATCTCACCCGGCAAAGACGGTTCAACCGCGAGCTGGAGCAGGTGGTCAATATCCGCACGCGCGATCTTCGCATATCCGAAAGGCTGTACGAAAAGCTGGCTTATTACGACAGTCTGACCGAGATCCCGAACCGCCGGTTTTTTATGGATGAATTTGACCGCTTGCTCAAGGAGGCCGATCCTGCGCATACCTTTACCCTGTTCTTCTTCGACCTCAACCGGTTCAAGGAAATTAACGACACGCTGGGGCACTCGGCAGGCGACCGGGTCATCCGCACCCTGGCCAGACGAATACATAAAGCCAGTCTTCCCTGCAGGCTGTTCGCGCGCACCGGGGGCGACGAATTTGTCATGCTGTTTCAGGACCTGCCGCGGGAGCAAATCCCGCAAATGGCCGAGCAGCTCAGCGCAATCGCCGCCAAACCGCTGATCATCGCCGGTACCCACCTTAACCTCTCCACCAGCATCGGCATCTCACTGTACCCGGAGCACTCCACAACCAAAGAGGATTTGCTCAAGTATGCGGACATGTCCATGTATCAAGCCAAAGCGACGGACGGGAAAGGGTATTACCTGTTTGACGACCAGCTTAAAGAGAAGCTTCAGCAAAAAACGCTGATCGCCAAATATCTGCATTCCGCTCTGGAAAACCGTGAATTTCTGCTGCACTATCAGCCGCAAGTCCACGCGGCCACCGGCGATGTCGTCGGTCTGGAGGCGCTGATCCGCTGGAACCATCCCGAGAAGGGACTGCTTCCGCCGGGCTATTTCATCACGGCCGTTGAGGAAGCCGGACTGATGACCCAATTGACCGATTGGGTGATTCATGAAGTATGCCGGCAGCTTGCCGCATGGAAGCGGGAAGGGCTGCAGATTCTGCGCACCTCCGTCAACATTTCCAACAGTTGGTTCTATAACCGCAATCTGATCCCGATGCTGATGTCGATCTTCGACCATTACGGGCTTACACCTGACTGCCTGGAGTTCGAGATTACAGAGAGCACCGCCCTGCTGGAGGAGCACTATCCGCTGCTGCAGCAAATGCGCGACCGGGGAATTATCGTATCCGTCGACGATTTCGGCACCAAATATTCCTCCCTCAATTATCTGAAGCATTTTCCCGTGAGTAAAATCAAAATCGACCGCACCTTCATCACCGGTATCGGCCAAAGCTCCATCGACGAGACCATCATCAAATCGATCGTCTATGTCGCTTCGCAGCTCGGCTTCGATCTGATTGCCGAAGGCGTGGAGAGTCGGGAGCAGACCGACTTCCTGTTGACGCACGGCTGCGAGCATGTGCAGGGGTTTCTTTTTTACCGTCCTCTTCCCGCATGCGAAATCGGACCTCTGCTGAAACGCCCCGAGCTGGCCATGAAGGCAGGGTCTTCTATGATGGAAGAGTGCAATCGGGCAATCGAATAA
- a CDS encoding Gfo/Idh/MocA family protein: MQRQLRFGVLGCAQIATGTMMPAIAESKSGVLEAVASRDLSRSSRIARELGIRKAYGSYEELLMDPEVDAVYIPLPNHLHREWVIRAAEAGKHVLCEKPIGLSAREAAEMTAACRKAGVHLAEAFMYRHHPRYPVLKAILQSGEIGSLRAIRGSFTYNNALDNANVRFRSAWGGGSLYDIGCYPLSAARMLIGTEPEAATVHALFSPEHDNVDMLASGLVEFPGGLSLIFECGMWAYERQLLEIIGTEGRIEIPMPFNARTDDADFYIYAGGGERRVNAPGANPFTCQVEDFASAVFGQTPPLFEPEDAVRNMKLLEACLASAAGRRRVTLDSVD, encoded by the coding sequence ATGCAACGTCAGCTTCGTTTTGGAGTGCTGGGCTGCGCGCAAATCGCGACAGGCACGATGATGCCGGCCATAGCCGAATCGAAATCGGGCGTTCTCGAGGCGGTGGCCAGCCGTGACCTATCCAGAAGCTCGCGTATCGCCCGGGAGCTCGGGATCAGAAAGGCCTACGGAAGCTATGAAGAGCTTCTTATGGACCCGGAGGTGGACGCGGTCTACATTCCGCTGCCCAATCACTTGCACCGGGAGTGGGTGATCCGGGCGGCGGAAGCCGGGAAGCATGTGCTGTGCGAGAAGCCGATCGGCTTAAGCGCCCGGGAAGCCGCCGAGATGACGGCGGCCTGCCGCAAGGCCGGGGTTCATCTGGCCGAGGCGTTCATGTACCGGCATCATCCGAGGTATCCGGTGTTGAAGGCGATCCTGCAATCGGGCGAAATCGGCAGCCTGAGAGCCATACGGGGTTCGTTTACCTATAATAATGCCTTGGATAACGCCAACGTCCGGTTCAGGTCAGCGTGGGGCGGAGGCTCGCTGTACGACATCGGCTGCTATCCCCTTAGCGCGGCGCGTATGCTGATTGGCACGGAACCGGAAGCGGCAACCGTGCATGCGCTGTTCTCGCCGGAGCATGACAACGTCGACATGTTGGCCTCAGGCCTTGTGGAGTTTCCCGGCGGCCTGAGCCTGATCTTCGAATGCGGGATGTGGGCCTATGAGCGCCAGCTTCTGGAGATTATCGGAACAGAAGGCCGCATCGAAATTCCGATGCCGTTTAACGCCCGGACGGACGACGCCGACTTCTATATATATGCAGGAGGCGGCGAACGGCGGGTGAATGCCCCCGGCGCGAATCCCTTCACCTGCCAGGTGGAGGACTTCGCTTCTGCGGTATTCGGCCAGACTCCTCCACTGTTTGAACCCGAAGATGCCGTCCGCAATATGAAGCTGCTGGAAGCCTGCCTGGCTTCCGCCGCCGGGCGAAGAAGGGTTACGCTGGACAGCGTGGATTGA
- a CDS encoding TVP38/TMEM64 family protein produces MYALDVISWLTEENLRGMLERYRSLGPFPGIVLTFMKSFVPPLPTLLIVGLNAAVYGLWPGFLYSWIGLVAGCLATFLIIRKIASQRFLRKWAQRPKVARGMEWVRRSGFSYVFLLSLFPVGPFVVINLAAGLAGMRLRSYLLALAAGKAIMVFAVSYIGSDAGRFIRNPAEVLYVLLFVLLSLWGVKSIEGYFSRLSHSGGRRRKP; encoded by the coding sequence ATGTATGCATTGGATGTTATTTCCTGGCTTACCGAGGAGAATCTTCGCGGCATGCTGGAGCGTTACCGGTCGCTCGGTCCTTTTCCGGGGATTGTGCTGACCTTTATGAAATCTTTTGTTCCGCCGCTGCCAACCCTGCTTATCGTCGGCCTGAATGCCGCGGTGTATGGGTTGTGGCCCGGGTTTCTGTACTCCTGGATCGGACTTGTTGCGGGTTGTCTGGCAACTTTTCTGATCATCCGTAAAATCGCCTCCCAGCGCTTCTTGCGCAAATGGGCGCAGCGGCCGAAAGTGGCCAGGGGCATGGAGTGGGTGCGGCGGAGCGGTTTCAGCTATGTATTTTTACTGAGCTTGTTCCCGGTTGGGCCGTTCGTCGTTATCAATCTGGCTGCGGGGCTTGCCGGAATGCGGCTTCGCTCTTACCTGCTGGCTCTGGCCGCGGGCAAGGCTATCATGGTGTTCGCCGTATCGTATATCGGCAGTGATGCCGGAAGATTTATCCGAAATCCAGCGGAAGTTCTCTATGTGCTGCTGTTCGTTCTGCTGTCGCTGTGGGGCGTCAAGTCGATTGAGGGTTATTTTTCAAGACTTTCACACAGCGGGGGGAGACGGCGGAAGCCATAA
- a CDS encoding acetate uptake transporter produces MSAQPGPSRSGKIVSTDSPHSSSSQSVKIVTADPSAIGLFGLAIVTLVASSQKLEITDGLSYVIPWAVFLGAFAQLFACIQDAKHNNTFGMTAFGAYAFFWFSMAGSWLIKLGVFGAALADAIDPKQLGFAFLGYLIFTLFMTIGATETNKVLLIIFALIDLLFLGLTLSSFDIAAEASHRLAAFAELGIAIVSFYGCGASVLNTHFGRTFLPVGAPLRIFKK; encoded by the coding sequence ATGTCAGCGCAACCCGGCCCTTCCCGCTCCGGCAAAATCGTGAGCACCGATTCCCCTCATTCTTCTTCATCCCAGTCCGTCAAAATCGTTACCGCCGATCCAAGCGCGATCGGTCTGTTCGGACTGGCAATCGTCACCCTGGTGGCCTCTTCGCAAAAGCTTGAGATCACGGATGGCCTGAGCTATGTCATTCCATGGGCGGTCTTCCTCGGCGCATTCGCCCAGCTGTTTGCCTGCATCCAGGATGCCAAGCACAACAACACCTTTGGTATGACCGCTTTCGGAGCCTACGCCTTTTTCTGGTTCAGCATGGCTGGAAGCTGGCTGATCAAGCTTGGCGTATTCGGGGCCGCGCTCGCCGATGCCATCGATCCGAAGCAGCTCGGCTTCGCGTTCCTCGGCTATCTGATTTTCACGCTGTTCATGACCATCGGCGCGACCGAAACGAATAAAGTGCTGCTGATTATTTTTGCGCTGATCGATCTGCTGTTTCTGGGTCTGACCCTCAGTTCTTTCGATATCGCGGCTGAAGCCTCCCACCGGCTGGCGGCCTTCGCGGAGCTTGGCATTGCCATCGTTTCGTTCTACGGCTGCGGCGCTTCCGTTCTGAACACTCATTTCGGACGCACCTTCCTCCCGGTTGGCGCACCGCTGCGCATTTTCAAAAAATAA
- a CDS encoding aminotransferase class V-fold PLP-dependent enzyme: protein MLRSTLASSAEADESLEAYFSPFRERTIGLGHTLTTPYGKKHLLYADWTASGRLYEPIERKIQEQFGPLIGNPHTEANATGMTMTRAYEEAVRIIKRHVNAGPRDVLLFSGNGTTAAVNKLLRLLGLRLPEWLAAPSVVPPEERPVIFVTHMEHHSNLLPWQESIGEVVVLPPGPDGSADPRRLEAALRLYRDRRLKIGSFTACSNVTGIETPYRQLAAVMHRYGGLCFVDFAASAPYTDIDMHPPSPLERLDAIFFSPHKFLGGPGTSGVLVFSADLYGNRRPDEPGGGTVSWVSPWEAPSYFRGIEAREDGGTPGFLQAIRTALCLRLKERMTTERILRHERELCLQLLDGLQAIPEITVLEGAVRNRLGVVSMTVRDMHFNLVVRLLNDRFGIQARGGCSCAGPYGHYLLSIDKEASIQMGKAIRAGDQSLRPGWVRLSLHPVMTSGDVAFILLALKAIVSQREVWQADYRYSPATNCWRHRSESEEEPDMERLFAL from the coding sequence GTGCTTAGATCCACCCTCGCCTCTTCCGCGGAAGCGGATGAATCATTGGAGGCGTATTTTAGCCCATTTCGCGAACGAACGATTGGACTGGGACACACCCTAACGACCCCCTACGGAAAAAAACATCTGCTGTACGCCGATTGGACCGCCAGCGGCCGCCTGTACGAACCGATTGAGCGCAAAATACAGGAGCAGTTCGGCCCCTTGATCGGCAATCCACATACCGAAGCCAACGCCACGGGGATGACGATGACCCGGGCCTACGAAGAAGCCGTGCGAATTATTAAGCGGCATGTGAACGCCGGTCCCCGCGACGTTCTTCTGTTCAGCGGAAACGGCACAACGGCGGCGGTCAACAAGCTTCTGCGTCTGCTTGGGCTCCGGCTGCCCGAATGGTTGGCAGCTCCTTCAGTGGTGCCGCCCGAGGAGCGGCCGGTCATCTTCGTCACTCATATGGAGCATCATTCCAACCTGCTTCCGTGGCAGGAGAGCATCGGCGAGGTCGTCGTCCTGCCCCCGGGGCCGGACGGCAGCGCCGACCCGCGGCGGCTCGAAGCCGCGCTGAGACTGTACCGGGACCGCAGGCTGAAGATCGGCTCGTTCACCGCCTGCTCGAATGTGACCGGCATCGAAACGCCGTACCGGCAGCTGGCGGCGGTCATGCACCGCTATGGCGGTCTGTGCTTTGTCGATTTCGCAGCCAGCGCGCCGTATACGGACATCGACATGCATCCGCCGTCTCCGCTCGAGAGGCTGGACGCCATTTTCTTCTCGCCGCATAAATTTCTGGGCGGGCCGGGCACAAGCGGCGTCCTCGTATTTAGTGCGGACCTCTACGGCAACCGGCGGCCCGACGAGCCGGGCGGCGGCACGGTTTCCTGGGTGAGCCCGTGGGAAGCTCCGAGCTACTTCCGGGGAATCGAGGCCCGGGAGGATGGCGGAACCCCCGGCTTTCTTCAGGCGATCCGCACCGCGCTATGCCTCCGGCTGAAGGAGCGGATGACGACAGAGCGCATTCTGCGCCATGAACGCGAGCTGTGCCTTCAGCTGCTGGACGGACTTCAGGCGATACCGGAAATCACGGTGCTGGAGGGCGCGGTCCGCAACCGCCTCGGTGTCGTCTCCATGACAGTCCGGGATATGCACTTTAACCTCGTCGTCAGACTGCTGAACGACCGCTTCGGCATTCAGGCCCGCGGCGGCTGTTCCTGTGCCGGCCCTTACGGCCATTACCTGCTCTCGATCGACAAGGAAGCCTCCATCCAGATGGGCAAGGCGATCCGTGCCGGCGATCAATCGCTGCGGCCGGGCTGGGTGCGCCTGTCGCTGCATCCCGTTATGACCTCGGGCGACGTCGCCTTCATCCTCCTGGCCCTGAAGGCGATTGTCAGCCAGCGGGAGGTCTGGCAGGCCGACTACCGCTACAGCCCCGCGACCAACTGCTGGCGCCACCGCTCGGAGAGCGAGGAGGAGCCGGATATGGAGCGGCTGTTTGCTCTGTAG
- a CDS encoding aldo/keto reductase, with translation MKYRKLGSTGLNVSVIGVGTWQFGGEWGKDFTQDEVDAMLDKAGELGINLIDTAECYGDHLSEKFIGSYLSRRKREDWIVATKFGHHFSGHLKREQLWSADNVLKQLDDSLRALQTEYIDLYQFHSGTDADFDNDKLWNMLDAQKRAGKIRHLGVSISTANDGVHQTSSAPEIGAEAIQVVYNRLERQPEEKLFPLCKEHNLGVLARVPLASGYLSGKYKADAVFQAGDVRANHDAKKREEQLRLVAEIAANEVPAGLNMAQWALGWCLQHPAVTSVIPGCKNVEQVVSNAQAADLDIVAKG, from the coding sequence ATGAAATACCGCAAGCTTGGAAGCACGGGTCTTAACGTATCGGTAATCGGAGTAGGAACCTGGCAGTTCGGAGGCGAATGGGGGAAGGATTTCACCCAGGATGAAGTCGATGCCATGCTGGACAAGGCCGGCGAGCTCGGCATCAATCTGATCGATACGGCTGAATGCTACGGAGACCATCTCTCTGAAAAATTTATCGGCAGCTACCTGAGCCGCCGCAAACGGGAGGACTGGATCGTCGCAACCAAGTTCGGCCATCATTTCAGCGGCCATCTCAAGCGGGAGCAGCTGTGGAGCGCGGATAATGTGCTGAAGCAGCTTGACGACTCGCTGCGCGCGCTTCAGACGGAGTATATCGACCTGTACCAGTTCCATTCCGGCACGGATGCCGATTTCGACAACGACAAGCTGTGGAATATGCTGGACGCGCAGAAGCGGGCGGGAAAAATCCGTCACCTGGGTGTTTCCATCAGCACCGCGAATGACGGCGTTCATCAGACGTCCTCCGCTCCGGAGATCGGCGCCGAGGCGATTCAGGTGGTGTACAACCGGCTCGAGCGGCAGCCGGAAGAGAAGCTGTTCCCGCTCTGCAAGGAGCACAACCTTGGAGTGTTGGCCCGGGTTCCGCTGGCGAGCGGATACCTTAGCGGCAAATACAAGGCGGACGCGGTGTTCCAGGCCGGCGATGTGCGGGCGAACCATGATGCGAAGAAACGGGAGGAGCAGCTGCGCCTCGTTGCCGAAATCGCCGCGAATGAAGTTCCGGCCGGCCTCAACATGGCGCAGTGGGCGCTGGGCTGGTGCTTGCAGCATCCGGCCGTGACGAGCGTAATCCCGGGCTGCAAGAACGTGGAGCAAGTAGTCTCGAACGCACAGGCCGCGGATCTCGATATTGTGGCGAAGGGATAG